Proteins found in one Magnolia sinica isolate HGM2019 chromosome 5, MsV1, whole genome shotgun sequence genomic segment:
- the LOC131247011 gene encoding uncharacterized protein LOC131247011 has product MVIADRLSKILPNTISVEQGAFIQGKSITESCVLAQEMFKDINRWVRGGNIFIKLDKEKAYDRLDWGFLLAVLRRLGFGEKWITMVKKCWSNSLFSVLLNGEACGFFRSSKGLCQGDLISLGLFILAAEVLSRGFSQPMSNGACLPFKTRRNCRSVSHMLFAYDTLLLVNGSCKTLNRIKSLDCYHRASGQRCNDRKSFFILSAHQSEVRSRVILKILGFSKCEAPFTYLGMPIFKGRSKSSYFQPIMEKIHQRITGWKLKFLTQAGKITLINYVLGNILVHTIAATDIPRSILGELDKASANLFIFLGLGGRQKALPLGQLEANILPKIGGRARCQEFE; this is encoded by the coding sequence ATGGTAATAGCGGATAGGCTTAGCAAGATCCTGCCCAACACTATCTCCGTGGAGCAAGGGGCGTTCATCCAAGGCAAAAGTATAACTGAAAGTTGTGTGCTAGCCCAAGAAATGTTCAAAGATATAAACAGGTGGGTCAGAGGGGGTAACATATTCATCAAATTGGATAAAGAAAAAGCATATGACAGACTGGATTGGGGTTTCCTGTTAGCGGTCCTCCGTCGTTTGGGTTTTGGAGAAAAGTGGATTACCATGGTTAAGAAATGCTGGTCGAATTCCTTGTTCTCAGTCCTGCTGAATGGTGAAGCTTGTGGGTTCTTTCGATCATCTAAGGGCCTTTGCCAAGGAGATCTGATCTCGTTGGGGCTGTTCATCCTAGCAGCCGAGGTTCTTAGTAGAGGTTTTAGTCAACCGATGTCAAATGGGGCCTGTCTGCCATTCAAAACGCGTAGGAACTGTCGCAGCGTATCCCACATGCTATTTGCATATGACACGTTGCTGCTAGTGAATGGGAGCTGCAAAACCTTGAATCGAATCAAGTCCTTGGATTGCTACCATAGGGCCTCGGGCCAAAGATGCAATGATCGGAAGAGTTTCTTCATTCtttctgcccatcagtctgaagTAAGAAGCAGAGTAATCCTGAAAATCCTGGGCTTCAGCAAGTGTGAAGCCCCCTTCACCTATCTGGGCATGCCAATCTTCAAAGGGAGAAGTAAGAGCTCTTACTTCCAACCCATCATGGAGAAGATCCACCAGAGGATCACTGGCTGGAAATTGAAGTTTCTCACTCAAGCGGGAAAAATCACATTAATCAACTACGTCCTCGGCAATATTTTGGTCCACACAATAGCAGCAACAGATATCCCACGTTCTATTTTGGGTGAGTTGGATAAAGCGTctgcaaatttatttatttttctaggaCTGGGAGGGCGACAGAAAGCGCTGCCACTAGGTCAACTGGAAGCAAATATCCTGCCCAAAATCGGAGGGCGGGCTAGGTGTCAAGAGTTTGAGTAG